A genomic segment from Bacillus cereus G9842 encodes:
- the polA gene encoding DNA polymerase I, producing the protein MEKKVVLVDGNNIAYRAFFALPLLNNDKGIHTNAIYGFTMMLMRILEEEKPTHMLVAFDAGKTTFRHKTYSEYKGGRQKTPPELSEQFPFIREMLDAFNVPRYELENYEADDIMGTLAKEASEQGASVKVISGDKDLLQLVSDNTLVCIPRKGITEVDEYTKEALFEKYSLSPKQIIDMKGLMGDQSDNIPGVPGVGEKTAIKLLTQFGTVEEVYDNLDQVSGKKLKEKLEANKDQALMSKDLATIITDAPITVHVDDMEYKGYEASDVVPMFESLGFTSLLNKLGVTPEETAPAELDDITFDIVEEVTEEMLQQDSALIVEVQEDNYHKADIQGFGIQNENGCYFIQKDIALKSDAFKDWLADGEMRKHTFDAKRAIVALKWNGIDIQGVDFDLLIAAYLLDPADTDKDFRTVAKMKETHAVKSDEEVYGKGAKRAVPELKVVAEHVARKVHVLYDVKQTFVEELEKNEQYELFTELELPLARVLADMEVKGVKVDTERLRNMGEELAGRLKEMEQEIYKLAGTEFNINSPKQLGVILFENLNLPVIKKTKTGYSTSADVLDKLMDHHEIIPNILHYRQLGKLNSTYIEGLLKVVHEDSSKIHTRFNQVLTQTGRLSSTDPNLQNIPIRLEEGRKIRQAFVPSEEGWIMYAADYSQIELRVLAHIANDKGLVEAFQHDMDIHTKTAMDVFGVEKDEVTSNMRRQAKAVNFGIVYGISDYGLSQNLGITRKAAAEFIEKYLESFPGVQEYMEDIVKDAKQKGYVATLLNRRRYIPEITSRNFNLRSFAERTAMNTPIQGTAADIIKKAMIIMADRLEEEGLQARLLLQVHDELIFEAPKEEIEKLEQLVPEVMEHAIELAVPLKVDYSYGPTWYDAK; encoded by the coding sequence TTGGAAAAAAAGGTCGTATTAGTAGATGGTAATAATATCGCGTATCGTGCTTTCTTTGCACTACCGCTTTTAAATAACGACAAAGGTATACATACGAACGCAATTTACGGTTTTACAATGATGTTAATGAGAATATTAGAGGAAGAAAAACCGACGCATATGTTAGTAGCATTTGATGCGGGTAAAACGACATTCCGTCATAAAACATATAGTGAGTATAAAGGCGGACGTCAAAAGACCCCACCTGAATTATCAGAACAATTCCCGTTTATTCGTGAGATGCTTGATGCATTCAACGTACCGCGTTATGAATTGGAAAATTATGAAGCGGATGATATTATGGGAACGCTAGCAAAAGAAGCAAGCGAACAAGGAGCAAGTGTAAAAGTTATTTCAGGAGATAAAGATTTACTTCAACTTGTTTCTGATAACACGCTTGTATGTATTCCGCGAAAAGGGATTACGGAAGTAGATGAATATACGAAAGAAGCTTTATTTGAGAAATATAGCTTATCACCAAAGCAAATTATCGATATGAAAGGTTTAATGGGAGACCAATCAGATAATATTCCGGGTGTACCAGGAGTTGGTGAAAAAACTGCGATTAAATTGTTAACACAGTTTGGAACGGTTGAAGAAGTGTATGACAATCTAGATCAAGTAAGCGGGAAGAAATTAAAAGAAAAACTGGAAGCAAATAAAGACCAAGCTCTTATGAGTAAAGATCTTGCAACTATCATTACAGATGCGCCGATTACAGTGCATGTGGATGATATGGAATATAAAGGATATGAAGCAAGTGATGTCGTTCCAATGTTCGAGAGTTTAGGATTTACATCTCTTTTAAATAAATTAGGTGTTACGCCAGAAGAAACGGCTCCAGCTGAATTAGATGATATTACATTTGATATTGTGGAAGAAGTTACCGAAGAAATGCTTCAGCAAGATAGTGCGCTTATTGTTGAAGTACAAGAAGATAACTATCATAAAGCAGATATTCAAGGTTTTGGTATTCAAAATGAAAATGGTTGCTACTTTATTCAAAAGGACATTGCTCTTAAGTCAGATGCATTTAAAGACTGGCTTGCAGATGGAGAGATGAGAAAGCATACATTTGATGCGAAGCGTGCAATCGTTGCACTGAAATGGAACGGTATAGATATACAAGGGGTTGACTTTGATCTATTAATCGCTGCTTATTTACTTGATCCGGCTGATACAGATAAAGATTTCCGTACTGTAGCGAAAATGAAAGAAACGCATGCTGTGAAATCTGACGAAGAAGTTTATGGAAAAGGCGCGAAGCGTGCTGTTCCAGAGTTAAAAGTAGTAGCGGAGCATGTAGCTCGTAAAGTGCATGTATTATATGATGTAAAGCAAACATTCGTTGAAGAGTTAGAGAAGAATGAGCAATATGAACTGTTTACAGAGTTAGAATTACCACTTGCGCGTGTATTAGCTGATATGGAAGTAAAAGGTGTAAAAGTTGATACAGAGCGTCTTCGTAATATGGGAGAAGAACTTGCAGGCAGATTAAAGGAAATGGAACAGGAAATTTATAAGCTTGCGGGAACAGAATTTAATATTAATTCACCGAAGCAGCTTGGTGTTATTCTGTTTGAGAATTTAAACTTACCGGTTATTAAAAAGACGAAAACAGGTTATTCTACGTCAGCTGATGTACTAGATAAGCTTATGGATCACCATGAAATTATTCCAAACATTTTACATTATCGTCAATTAGGGAAACTAAATTCAACTTACATTGAAGGTTTACTGAAAGTTGTACATGAAGATTCATCTAAAATTCATACTCGTTTTAATCAAGTGTTAACACAAACAGGTCGATTAAGTTCGACGGATCCGAACTTGCAAAATATCCCGATTCGATTAGAAGAAGGAAGAAAGATTCGTCAGGCATTTGTTCCATCAGAAGAAGGTTGGATTATGTATGCGGCTGATTATTCACAAATCGAGCTGCGTGTATTAGCTCATATTGCAAATGATAAAGGGCTAGTTGAAGCATTCCAACATGACATGGATATTCATACGAAAACAGCTATGGATGTATTTGGCGTTGAAAAAGATGAAGTAACTTCAAATATGAGACGACAAGCGAAAGCTGTTAACTTCGGAATTGTGTATGGTATTAGTGATTATGGTCTTTCGCAAAACTTAGGGATTACAAGAAAAGCAGCAGCGGAATTTATTGAAAAGTATTTAGAAAGTTTCCCTGGTGTACAAGAATACATGGAGGACATCGTAAAAGATGCGAAACAAAAAGGATATGTGGCCACATTATTAAATCGTCGCCGTTATATTCCAGAAATTACGAGTCGTAATTTCAATTTACGTAGCTTTGCTGAGCGTACAGCGATGAATACACCAATTCAAGGTACTGCAGCAGATATTATTAAAAAAGCGATGATTATTATGGCAGATCGTTTAGAAGAAGAAGGCTTACAAGCGCGTCTTCTTCTACAAGTACACGATGAATTAATATTTGAAGCACCAAAAGAAGAAATTGAAAAATTAGAGCAGCTTGTACCTGAAGTAATGGAGCATGCAATTGAACTCGCAGTTCCGCTGAAAGTTGATTATTCTTACGGTCCAACTTGGTACGACGCAAAATAA
- the citZ gene encoding citrate synthase — translation MGEFSGKGENVMTVIRGLEGVVATTSSVSSIIDDTLTYVGYNIDDLAENATFEEVVYLLWHRKLPNEKELAEFNEIVSEYYKVPGEILTYLKQVDLKIAHPMSVLRTAISMLSLYDESAEIMDEKSNYLKAVKLQAQVGTLVAAYARIRKGLDIVEPRKDLSLAANFLYMLNDREPNEVEIEAFDKALVLHADHELNASTFTARVCVATLSDVYSGITAAIGALKGPLHGGANENVMKMLTEIGEEENVESYIHNALQNKVKIMGFGHRVYEQGDPRAKHLREMSKRLCVLLGEDKWYNMSIKIEDIVTKEKGLPPNVDFYSASVYHCLGIDHDLFTPIFAISRMSGWLAHILEQYENNRLIRPRADYNGPTHQVYVPIAQR, via the coding sequence TTGGGAGAATTTTCAGGAAAAGGAGAGAATGTCATGACTGTTATTCGAGGTTTAGAAGGGGTAGTAGCAACAACATCATCTGTGAGCTCTATTATTGATGATACATTAACTTATGTTGGGTATAATATTGATGATTTAGCTGAGAATGCTACGTTTGAAGAAGTAGTGTACTTATTATGGCACCGCAAGCTTCCTAATGAAAAAGAACTAGCGGAATTTAATGAAATTGTATCTGAATACTATAAAGTTCCAGGTGAGATTTTAACATATTTGAAACAAGTAGATTTAAAAATTGCACATCCGATGTCTGTTTTACGAACTGCAATTTCCATGCTATCATTATACGATGAGAGCGCTGAAATTATGGATGAAAAGTCTAATTATTTGAAAGCGGTTAAATTACAGGCTCAAGTGGGAACTTTAGTTGCTGCTTACGCGAGAATCCGTAAAGGTTTAGATATTGTTGAGCCAAGAAAGGATTTATCATTAGCTGCAAACTTCTTGTACATGTTAAATGATCGCGAGCCAAATGAAGTTGAAATTGAAGCTTTTGATAAGGCACTTGTACTTCATGCAGATCATGAGTTAAACGCTTCTACATTTACTGCACGTGTTTGCGTAGCTACACTTTCAGATGTATATTCTGGTATTACAGCAGCAATTGGTGCATTAAAAGGTCCTCTTCACGGTGGGGCAAATGAAAATGTAATGAAGATGTTAACTGAAATTGGCGAAGAAGAAAATGTAGAATCATATATTCATAATGCTCTTCAAAATAAAGTGAAAATCATGGGCTTTGGCCACCGTGTGTATGAGCAGGGTGATCCACGTGCAAAACACTTACGTGAAATGTCTAAGAGATTATGCGTGCTTTTAGGAGAAGACAAATGGTATAATATGTCTATCAAAATTGAAGACATTGTAACAAAAGAAAAAGGTCTTCCACCAAATGTTGATTTCTATTCAGCTTCTGTATACCATTGTTTAGGAATTGACCATGACTTATTTACACCTATTTTTGCAATTAGCCGTATGTCAGGCTGGTTAGCTCATATTCTAGAACAATATGAAAATAACCGTTTAATCCGTCCACGTGCTGATTATAATGGACCAACGCATCAAGTGTATGTTCCAATCGCACAAAGATAA
- a CDS encoding DUF441 domain-containing protein produces the protein MISQSTLFLFILLIIGLIAKNQSLTVAIGVLFLLKFTFLGDKVFPYLQTKGINLGVTVITIAVLVPIATGEIGFKQLGEAAKSYYAWIALASGVAVALLAKGGVQLLTTDPHITTALVFGTIIAVALFNGVAVGPLIGAGIAYAVMSIIQMFK, from the coding sequence ATGATTAGTCAGTCAACGTTATTTTTATTCATACTACTTATTATAGGACTTATTGCTAAAAACCAATCGCTTACTGTAGCTATTGGGGTGTTATTTCTATTAAAATTTACGTTTTTAGGAGATAAGGTCTTTCCTTATTTACAAACGAAAGGAATTAACCTAGGTGTAACGGTCATTACAATAGCGGTGCTCGTACCGATTGCGACGGGGGAAATAGGTTTTAAACAACTTGGAGAAGCGGCGAAATCGTATTATGCGTGGATTGCTTTAGCTTCAGGTGTAGCAGTCGCTTTGTTAGCGAAAGGCGGCGTGCAATTGTTGACAACGGATCCTCATATTACAACTGCGCTTGTTTTTGGGACAATTATAGCGGTTGCGTTATTTAATGGGGTTGCTGTTGGTCCGTTAATTGGGGCTGGAATTGCCTATGCGGTTATGAGTATTATACAAATGTTTAAATAA
- the ytvI gene encoding sporulation integral membrane protein YtvI, whose protein sequence is MNRNLLYMILRLIFVIVATIAGFYVLLYMSGLIYPFIIAFAFAYLINPVVNFLNQKLQFPRALAVLVSLILVFGAIVGLVTYLVTEAISATTYLLQLVTVKFPDIVTFAQQFALNHIMPLYDDLISKFNHLGEPQRYTITQNIQNLGTEATTQMKELLTAIISGLTNFISALPTTLTVLVFILLATFFISYDWHRLAQKTRKLLPNRVHGYGKTIFVDLKKALFGFVKAQLTLVSMTTVIVLIGLLILRVPYAITIAIITGVVDLLPYLGTGAVFVPWVIYVFFTGDTAFAIGLLILYIVVIVQRQIMEPKVLSSNIGLDPLATLVALFVGFKLFGFLGLIIGPVTLVLLNTLHKANVFHDLWKYIKGSPSK, encoded by the coding sequence TTGAACCGAAACTTACTATATATGATATTGCGACTCATATTTGTCATTGTAGCAACGATAGCTGGGTTCTATGTATTACTATACATGTCAGGGCTTATCTATCCTTTTATTATCGCTTTTGCATTTGCTTATTTGATTAATCCTGTCGTCAATTTCCTTAATCAAAAACTACAATTTCCTCGCGCACTAGCAGTACTCGTTAGCTTAATTCTCGTATTTGGAGCTATCGTTGGACTTGTTACATATCTTGTGACTGAAGCAATATCTGCCACAACATACTTACTCCAACTTGTTACAGTAAAGTTTCCGGATATCGTTACATTCGCTCAGCAATTTGCACTTAATCATATTATGCCTCTCTACGATGATTTAATCTCTAAATTTAATCATCTTGGAGAACCACAGCGCTATACAATTACACAAAACATTCAAAACTTAGGAACAGAAGCAACAACACAAATGAAAGAACTTTTAACCGCCATTATAAGCGGATTAACAAATTTCATTAGTGCACTGCCAACAACGTTAACTGTCCTTGTATTCATTTTATTAGCCACTTTCTTCATTAGTTACGATTGGCACCGTCTTGCTCAAAAAACAAGAAAATTACTACCAAATCGTGTACATGGCTACGGAAAAACTATTTTTGTCGACTTAAAAAAAGCTTTATTTGGTTTTGTGAAAGCACAACTTACACTCGTATCTATGACAACCGTCATTGTACTGATCGGACTTTTAATATTACGCGTACCATACGCCATTACTATTGCGATTATTACAGGAGTTGTAGATTTACTACCATATTTAGGAACAGGCGCAGTCTTCGTTCCATGGGTTATATACGTATTTTTCACTGGCGATACCGCATTCGCCATTGGTCTTCTCATTTTATACATCGTCGTGATTGTCCAAAGACAAATTATGGAACCGAAAGTACTTTCATCTAACATCGGTCTCGATCCATTAGCAACACTCGTCGCTCTATTTGTCGGCTTTAAGCTTTTTGGCTTTTTAGGATTAATCATCGGTCCAGTCACCTTAGTACTACTTAATACATTACACAAAGCTAATGTCTTCCATGACTTGTGGAAATATATTAAAGGTTCACCTTCAAAATAA
- the phoR gene encoding sensory box histidine kinase PhoR, with protein sequence MNKFRSRLLFTFVSLIVFILVGLGLLLETVFENYYIDHAKERMVKETEYVAALAEEQGFDKVLKNPYVFEKLEEKIPASIVFVNEKKKVQYRKGQELAFSPETIQELSSEVAKQRSKVITKETDRKNQFYHTVFVQDVEGKQGYILVKSTIDPLRDVHQKTWGLLIIGFVIACLVVVFLGMKITGQYIRPIESVTKVAIELAKGNYKARAYESHSDETGMLSKAINILARNLQEMTLEQEMQQDRLHTLIENMGSGMILIDSRGYINLVNRSYKETFHVTDEEYLDRLYYESFHHTEIIELVEEIFMTEVKVRKQMLLPLGIERKHFEVYGAPIIGTNHEWKGIVLVFHDITELKKLEQMRKDFLANVSHELKTPITSIKGFSETLLDGAMDNKKFCEHFLHIILKESERMQGLIEDLLDLSKIEQQGFKLNMGTVDMKGLLEDIHMVLDNKAGEKEISLQVNVLKRASVIGDPSRLKQIFINLINNAIVYTPAGGVVSVELAEDKYNAYIKVSDTGIGISKEEIPRIFERFYRVDKARSRNTGGTGLGLSIVKHLVEAHQGTITVDSEVGEGTTFTVVLPKSATEK encoded by the coding sequence ATGAATAAATTTCGTTCCAGGCTTCTTTTTACATTTGTTTCTCTTATTGTATTTATTTTAGTTGGACTAGGCTTATTGCTAGAAACTGTGTTTGAAAACTACTATATAGATCATGCTAAAGAGAGAATGGTAAAAGAGACGGAGTATGTTGCGGCGTTAGCAGAAGAGCAAGGTTTTGATAAGGTCCTAAAAAATCCATACGTATTTGAAAAGTTAGAAGAAAAAATACCAGCTTCTATCGTATTTGTGAATGAAAAAAAGAAAGTTCAATATAGAAAAGGACAAGAATTGGCATTTAGTCCAGAGACGATTCAAGAACTTTCTTCGGAAGTGGCAAAACAACGAAGTAAAGTGATTACGAAAGAGACAGATCGAAAGAATCAATTTTATCATACGGTGTTCGTTCAAGATGTAGAAGGAAAACAAGGATACATTTTGGTGAAAAGTACAATCGATCCTTTAAGAGACGTACATCAAAAAACGTGGGGATTATTAATTATCGGATTTGTCATTGCTTGTCTCGTAGTTGTATTTTTAGGTATGAAAATTACAGGGCAATATATTAGGCCGATTGAATCAGTTACGAAAGTTGCAATTGAATTGGCGAAGGGTAATTATAAAGCACGTGCATACGAAAGTCATTCGGACGAAACAGGAATGCTGAGTAAAGCAATTAATATTTTAGCTCGTAACTTACAAGAGATGACACTGGAACAAGAAATGCAGCAAGATCGTCTGCATACGTTAATTGAAAATATGGGAAGCGGAATGATTTTAATTGATAGCCGCGGATATATAAACCTTGTAAACCGCTCTTATAAGGAAACTTTTCACGTAACAGATGAAGAATATTTAGATCGCTTATATTATGAATCGTTTCATCATACAGAAATTATTGAGCTTGTAGAAGAAATCTTTATGACAGAAGTGAAAGTGCGTAAACAAATGTTATTGCCACTTGGAATTGAGCGGAAGCACTTTGAAGTATATGGAGCACCGATTATCGGGACAAACCATGAATGGAAAGGGATTGTTCTCGTATTCCATGACATAACAGAGTTAAAGAAATTAGAACAAATGAGAAAAGACTTTTTAGCGAATGTTTCTCATGAATTAAAGACACCGATTACTTCTATTAAAGGTTTTTCAGAAACACTCTTAGACGGAGCGATGGATAATAAAAAATTCTGCGAACATTTCTTGCACATTATTTTAAAAGAAAGTGAGCGCATGCAAGGGTTAATTGAAGATTTATTAGATTTGTCGAAGATCGAACAACAAGGATTTAAATTAAATATGGGAACCGTTGATATGAAGGGGCTGCTTGAAGATATTCATATGGTGCTTGATAATAAAGCAGGAGAAAAAGAAATCTCTTTACAAGTGAATGTATTAAAACGTGCCTCTGTTATTGGAGATCCAAGTCGTCTGAAACAAATCTTTATTAATTTAATTAATAACGCGATCGTATATACACCGGCTGGAGGCGTTGTTTCAGTAGAGTTAGCGGAAGATAAATATAATGCTTATATAAAAGTATCGGATACTGGAATTGGTATTAGTAAAGAGGAAATTCCGCGTATTTTTGAACGCTTTTACCGAGTGGATAAAGCGAGAAGTAGAAATACTGGTGGTACAGGCCTTGGATTATCAATTGTAAAGCATTTAGTAGAGGCGCATCAAGGTACGATTACAGTAGATAGTGAAGTTGGAGAAGGGACAACGTTTACAGTTGTTTTACCGAAATCAGCAACTGAAAAATAG
- the icd gene encoding NADP-dependent isocitrate dehydrogenase, with protein MTTGEKITVTNGVMNVPNNPIIPFIEGDGIGPDIWAAASRVIEAAVEKAYDGEKKIVWKEVLAGEKAFNQTGEWLPEETLNLIREYLIAIKGPLTTPVGGGIRSLNVALRQELDLYVCLRPVRYFEGVPSPVKRPEDTDMVIFRENTEDIYAGIEYAQGSPEAEKVLAFLKEAMGVNKIRFPETSGIGIKPISEEGTKRLVRAAIQYAINEKRSSVTLVHKGNIMKFTEGAFKNWGYEVAEQEFGDKVFTWAEYDRIVEKDGKDAANKAMADAEVAGKIIVKDSIADIFLQQILTRPREFDVVATMNLNGDYISDALAAQVGGIGIAPGANINYVTGHAIFEATHGTAPKYAGLDKVNPSSVLLSGVLLLEHLGWNEAAKLVTDSVEKTIASKVVTYDFARLMEGATEVKCSEFANELIKNMDVAIIKNA; from the coding sequence TTGACGACAGGTGAAAAAATTACTGTAACTAATGGTGTTATGAATGTACCAAACAATCCGATTATTCCATTTATTGAAGGAGATGGAATTGGTCCTGATATTTGGGCAGCTGCATCTCGCGTAATAGAAGCAGCAGTTGAAAAAGCTTATGATGGTGAGAAGAAAATCGTTTGGAAAGAAGTGCTTGCAGGGGAAAAAGCTTTCAACCAAACAGGCGAGTGGTTACCAGAAGAGACTTTAAATTTAATCCGCGAATATTTAATCGCAATTAAAGGTCCACTTACAACTCCAGTTGGCGGTGGTATTCGTTCTCTAAACGTAGCACTTCGTCAAGAATTAGATCTATATGTATGTCTACGTCCAGTTCGTTATTTTGAAGGTGTTCCTTCACCTGTAAAACGTCCGGAAGATACTGATATGGTTATTTTCCGTGAAAATACAGAAGACATTTATGCTGGAATTGAATATGCACAAGGATCTCCAGAAGCAGAAAAAGTTCTTGCTTTCTTAAAAGAAGCAATGGGTGTTAATAAAATCCGCTTCCCAGAAACATCTGGTATTGGTATTAAACCAATCTCAGAAGAAGGGACAAAGCGTCTTGTTCGTGCTGCAATTCAATATGCAATTAACGAAAAACGCTCTTCTGTTACATTAGTTCATAAAGGAAACATTATGAAATTTACAGAAGGTGCTTTCAAAAACTGGGGTTACGAAGTAGCGGAACAAGAATTCGGCGACAAAGTATTTACTTGGGCTGAATATGATCGCATTGTTGAAAAAGATGGTAAAGATGCAGCGAATAAAGCGATGGCAGACGCTGAAGTGGCTGGAAAAATCATCGTAAAAGATTCTATTGCAGACATCTTCTTACAACAAATTTTAACTCGTCCACGTGAGTTCGATGTTGTTGCAACAATGAACTTAAATGGTGACTATATCTCTGATGCACTTGCTGCACAAGTAGGTGGAATTGGTATTGCACCTGGTGCAAACATTAACTATGTGACTGGACATGCTATCTTTGAAGCTACACATGGTACAGCTCCAAAATATGCAGGTTTAGATAAAGTAAACCCATCTTCAGTTCTTCTTTCAGGTGTATTATTATTAGAACACTTAGGATGGAACGAAGCTGCGAAATTAGTAACAGATTCAGTTGAGAAAACAATTGCATCAAAAGTAGTAACATATGACTTCGCTCGCCTAATGGAAGGTGCAACAGAAGTGAAATGTTCTGAGTTTGCTAATGAGCTTATTAAAAACATGGATGTAGCGATAATCAAAAACGCATAA
- the phoP gene encoding two-component system response regulator PhoP, translating to MNNRILVVDDEEFILTLIEFNLQQAGFEVITAMDGEMALQKATTERPDLIILDLMLPKMDGMEVCKELRLQRVMTPILMLTAKDDEFDKVLGLELGADDYMTKPFSPREVVARVKAILRRTKLQQEEQVAEAPDEDSITIAELKILPEFYEAYFQGRKLELTPKEFELLVYLAKNKSRVLTRDQLLSAVWNYDFAGDTRIVDVHISHLRDKIEQNTKKPTYIKTIRGLGYKLEEPKGNE from the coding sequence ATGAACAATCGTATTTTAGTAGTTGATGATGAGGAATTTATCTTAACTTTAATTGAATTTAATTTACAACAAGCTGGGTTTGAAGTTATAACAGCGATGGATGGAGAAATGGCGCTTCAAAAAGCGACAACAGAACGCCCAGATTTAATTATATTAGATTTAATGCTTCCGAAAATGGATGGTATGGAAGTGTGTAAAGAATTACGATTGCAGCGCGTTATGACGCCGATTTTAATGTTAACGGCAAAAGATGATGAGTTTGATAAGGTGCTAGGTCTTGAACTTGGGGCAGATGATTATATGACGAAGCCATTTAGTCCAAGAGAAGTTGTTGCTCGTGTGAAGGCAATTTTGCGCCGCACGAAATTACAACAAGAAGAACAAGTTGCAGAAGCGCCAGATGAAGATAGCATTACAATTGCAGAACTTAAAATTTTACCGGAGTTTTATGAGGCTTATTTCCAAGGAAGAAAGCTTGAATTAACACCAAAAGAATTTGAACTACTTGTGTATCTCGCGAAAAATAAAAGTCGCGTGTTGACGCGTGATCAATTATTAAGTGCTGTATGGAATTACGATTTTGCTGGTGATACACGAATTGTTGATGTTCATATTAGCCATTTGCGCGATAAAATTGAACAAAATACGAAAAAACCGACGTACATTAAAACGATACGTGGTTTAGGATATAAATTAGAGGAGCCAAAAGGGAATGAATAA
- a CDS encoding MaoC family dehydratase, with the protein MLKKKVQIGRKMDEITVGEKLSITEKIEDKDLLLYLGLTNDANPLYIQHDYASQTPYEKPIVPSIMLTGMITTAVTKYLPGPGSHITRKDLTFVKHVHHYETLQIHFEVVAVSEEEHTIDMLVSAHDEKGETVVKGSLTVTPPYKSVSIMEKALDNF; encoded by the coding sequence ATGTTAAAGAAAAAAGTTCAAATTGGTCGTAAAATGGATGAAATTACAGTAGGAGAGAAATTATCTATCACTGAAAAAATTGAGGATAAAGATTTGTTATTGTACTTAGGGTTAACGAATGATGCCAATCCATTATATATTCAGCATGATTACGCATCCCAAACTCCGTATGAAAAGCCGATTGTACCAAGCATTATGCTAACGGGAATGATTACAACGGCAGTTACGAAATATTTACCGGGTCCAGGAAGTCATATTACTAGGAAGGACCTTACGTTCGTGAAGCATGTTCACCATTATGAAACGTTACAAATCCACTTTGAAGTTGTGGCTGTTTCTGAGGAGGAACATACAATTGATATGCTTGTATCTGCTCATGATGAAAAAGGAGAAACTGTTGTAAAGGGTTCATTAACAGTAACGCCACCTTATAAATCTGTTTCCATTATGGAAAAAGCATTAGATAATTTTTAA
- the mdh gene encoding malate dehydrogenase, which yields MTIKRKKVSVIGAGFTGATTAFLLAQKELADVVLVDIPQLENPTKGKALDMLEASPVQGFDANIIGTSDYADTADSDVVVITAGIARKPGMSRDDLVATNSKIMKSITRDIAKHSPNAIIVVLTNPVDAMTYSVFKEAGFPKERVIGQSGVLDTARFRTFIAQELNLSVKDITGFVLGGHGDDMVPLVRYSYAGGIPLETLIPKERLEAIVERTRKGGGEIVGLLGNGSAYYAPAASLVEMTEAILKDQRRVLPAIAYLEGEYGYSDLYLGVPVILGGNGIEKIIELELLADEKEALDRSVESVRNVMKVLV from the coding sequence ATGACAATCAAACGCAAGAAGGTTTCAGTCATCGGTGCAGGATTTACAGGAGCAACAACGGCATTCTTATTAGCACAAAAAGAACTTGCAGATGTTGTATTAGTGGACATTCCACAACTGGAAAATCCAACAAAAGGGAAAGCGTTAGATATGTTAGAAGCGAGCCCAGTACAAGGTTTTGATGCTAACATTATTGGAACATCTGATTACGCAGATACTGCTGATTCTGACGTTGTCGTTATTACAGCAGGTATTGCACGTAAGCCTGGTATGAGCCGTGATGACTTAGTAGCAACGAACTCTAAAATTATGAAAAGTATTACGCGCGACATTGCAAAACATTCACCAAATGCAATTATTGTTGTGTTAACAAATCCAGTTGATGCAATGACATATTCTGTATTTAAAGAAGCAGGATTCCCGAAAGAGCGTGTAATTGGCCAATCGGGCGTATTAGATACAGCTCGTTTCCGTACATTCATCGCACAAGAATTAAATCTTTCTGTAAAAGACATTACAGGATTTGTTCTTGGTGGACATGGTGACGACATGGTACCTCTTGTGCGTTATTCTTATGCAGGCGGTATTCCGTTAGAAACGTTAATTCCGAAAGAGCGTTTAGAAGCAATCGTAGAACGTACACGTAAAGGTGGCGGTGAGATTGTAGGCTTATTAGGAAACGGTAGTGCATATTACGCACCAGCAGCTTCTTTAGTTGAAATGACAGAAGCAATCTTAAAAGATCAACGCCGTGTATTACCAGCTATTGCGTACCTTGAAGGTGAGTATGGTTATAGTGACCTTTACTTAGGGGTACCAGTAATTCTAGGTGGTAACGGAATTGAAAAAATTATTGAATTAGAACTTCTTGCAGATGAAAAAGAAGCGTTAGATCGCTCTGTAGAATCTGTACGTAACGTAATGAAAGTTCTTGTTTAA